From the genome of Pseudomonas putida:
GTCACGTCCTTGAAACTGACGATCGGTTGGGCAATGGCCGGTGTGGGCATGCTGGCGTCCCGCGGCAAAGGGGTGGTGGCAGTGGCGAGGTGGGTCACAGGCGCAATCATCAGCGAAGCTCCAGGCGCAGTTCGAGGCGCCGAACGAGGTAGGCCAGAGCGATGCTCAAGACCAGGAAGAACAGACCGACCAGGGTGATCGGCTCGAGGTAGCGGAAACTCTCGGAGCCGACATTCTTGGCCTGCTGCATGATTTCGACCACGGTGATGGCCGACAGCACGGGAGTGTCCTTGAGCATGGCGATCAGGTAGTTGCCCAGCGGCGGCAGGATCGGCCGGATCGCCTGGGGCAGGATGACCGCGCGATAGGCGGTCCAGGGCGCGAAGTTCAGGGCTACCACGGCTTCCCACTGGCTGCGCGCCACCGAATCCAGGCCGCCCCGGTAGACCTCGGCCAGGTAGCAGGCATAGTGCACGCCAATACCGATGATGCCGGCCTGCATGGCGGTCATGTTGACCCCGTAGTTGGGTAGTACGTAGTAGAGGAAATACACCTGGATCAGCAGCGGCGTGCTGCGGATGAACTCGATCACCAACGCCACCGGCCATGACAACCAGGCGTGGCGGCTGCGCCGGGCGATGGCCAGGAACAGCCCCAGCACCACGGCGATCGCGAAGCCCACCAAGGTGATGCCCAGGGTTTTCAGCGATGCCTGCAGCAAGGCAGGAAGGATCTGCGCAACGTAGTTCCAGTCCCAGAAATTCATGACAGGCTCCCCCGCAGGCGGCCACGGCTCAGGCGGCGCTCGACCCTGCGCATGAGGAAGTTGATGACCTGGGCCAGGACGAAGTACAGCAGCAGGGTGAGGCTGAAGATCTCCAGTGTCTGGAAGGTCGCCTGGTCAAGCTGGCGGGCCCGGAAGCTCAGGTCCGATAAGGTGATGAGCGACACCAGGGAGGTGTTTTTCAACAACTCGATGAGCAGGTTGGTGCCGGGCGCGATCGCAGCCA
Proteins encoded in this window:
- the ehuD gene encoding ectoine/hydroxyectoine ABC transporter permease subunit EhuD, which translates into the protein MNFWDWNYVAQILPALLQASLKTLGITLVGFAIAVVLGLFLAIARRSRHAWLSWPVALVIEFIRSTPLLIQVYFLYYVLPNYGVNMTAMQAGIIGIGVHYACYLAEVYRGGLDSVARSQWEAVVALNFAPWTAYRAVILPQAIRPILPPLGNYLIAMLKDTPVLSAITVVEIMQQAKNVGSESFRYLEPITLVGLFFLVLSIALAYLVRRLELRLELR